In Archangium violaceum, the following are encoded in one genomic region:
- a CDS encoding formylglycine-generating enzyme family protein yields the protein MSGFSPLEDYVPPTAEDLSAELRSLRGLDVERLAVLAEEPSERLERRLASGLLLGLSGDPRIRVFDPPMVDIPAGVATIGVEPSRLDALQEEYDWLGVQREWLEKESPRFQVELRSFRLGRYPVTNLEFIAFLKENPLGELPSSWSFGRVGFAAANQPVHTLSPRAAEAYAAWLSSRTGRRFRLPTEFEWEYAASGPEARSFPWGERFSEDLANTREAGLLSATPVGIFPGGRSPFGALDMAGNVEEYVADEYRPYPGGRLIEDEILQKLGRYRITRGGAFDKFQDLARCHRRHGPVPDSSSVIGFRLAEDP from the coding sequence ATGTCTGGCTTTTCCCCGCTCGAGGACTACGTCCCACCCACCGCGGAGGATCTGTCCGCGGAGCTCCGATCGCTCCGGGGGCTGGACGTGGAGAGGCTCGCGGTGCTCGCCGAGGAGCCCTCCGAACGGCTGGAGCGGAGACTGGCCTCGGGGCTCCTGCTGGGCTTGTCTGGCGATCCCCGCATCCGGGTGTTCGACCCGCCCATGGTCGACATCCCGGCGGGGGTCGCGACGATCGGCGTCGAGCCCTCCCGCCTCGATGCCCTTCAGGAAGAATACGACTGGCTTGGCGTCCAACGTGAGTGGCTCGAGAAGGAATCCCCGCGCTTCCAGGTCGAGCTCCGCTCCTTCCGCCTCGGCCGGTATCCGGTCACCAACCTGGAGTTCATCGCGTTCTTGAAGGAGAACCCACTCGGCGAGCTGCCCTCCTCCTGGAGCTTCGGGCGCGTGGGCTTCGCCGCGGCCAACCAGCCGGTCCACACCCTCTCGCCCCGGGCCGCGGAGGCCTACGCGGCATGGCTCTCCTCACGAACCGGCCGACGCTTCCGCCTGCCCACCGAGTTCGAATGGGAATATGCCGCCTCCGGGCCAGAGGCTCGCAGCTTCCCCTGGGGGGAACGCTTCTCGGAGGACCTGGCCAACACCCGCGAGGCGGGTCTGCTCTCGGCAACGCCCGTCGGCATCTTCCCCGGGGGCCGCTCCCCCTTCGGGGCCCTCGACATGGCCGGCAATGTCGAGGAGTACGTCGCCGACGAGTACCGGCCCTACCCTGGCGGAAGACTCATCGAGGACGAGATCCTCCAGAAGCTCGGCCGCTATCGCATCACCCGCGGGGGCGCCTTCGACAAGTTCCAGGATCTGGCGCGCTGCCACCGCCGGCACGGTCCCGTCCCCGACTCGTCCAGCGTCATCGGGTTCCGCCTGGCCGAGGACCCCTGA
- the ribD gene encoding bifunctional diaminohydroxyphosphoribosylaminopyrimidine deaminase/5-amino-6-(5-phosphoribosylamino)uracil reductase RibD — MISLRRGFGSGGLFSRTLPDPLQYGTEPVERPSREDDAYWMRLALERAMSACGRSNPNPTVGCVIVKEGRVLAEGATEVHGGRHAERVAIDSVADRSRLRGATLYVTLEPCSHTGRQPPCVDLVESCGFARCVIGLVDPNPLVAGGGLRRLRRAGVELRFGVLRDELIAWHLPFLFWHLASRPLMAAKWAQTLDGQLAYDSGRSQWISGPESRAYTHWLRQKYDAILVGAGTVLADHPALTVRSCQGPHHRQPIRLLFDPNARILSCPEEQWRTLLQRTFTAETPTVLLVDEAALTEARRERLQARGLEQVHLVPLPAGASTVARLYAALEDPLLAERVSRPLHSIMVEGGPRLLSALAEAGLLDLAHVFTAPTIGGGLRYRLGLSAPDGTGLRLHPFAHARLGDDLLTEYLLPSTSKLLEGLDSIPAVMELQEEPACANV, encoded by the coding sequence GTGATCTCCTTGCGAAGGGGCTTTGGTAGCGGGGGGCTGTTCTCCCGCACACTGCCGGACCCGCTCCAGTACGGGACCGAGCCGGTGGAGCGGCCCTCTCGGGAAGATGACGCGTACTGGATGCGGCTCGCGCTGGAGCGGGCCATGTCCGCCTGTGGCCGTAGCAACCCGAACCCCACGGTGGGTTGTGTGATCGTCAAGGAGGGCCGCGTCCTCGCGGAGGGAGCGACCGAGGTCCATGGCGGGCGGCATGCCGAGCGGGTCGCCATCGACAGCGTGGCGGACCGCTCGCGGCTCCGCGGCGCGACGCTCTACGTGACGCTGGAGCCCTGCTCCCATACGGGCCGGCAGCCACCGTGCGTGGACCTGGTGGAGAGCTGCGGCTTCGCCCGCTGCGTCATCGGGCTGGTGGATCCCAACCCCCTGGTCGCCGGTGGCGGACTGCGCCGCCTGCGCCGGGCCGGCGTGGAGCTCCGCTTTGGAGTGCTGCGCGACGAGCTGATCGCCTGGCACCTGCCCTTCCTGTTCTGGCACCTCGCCAGTCGCCCCCTGATGGCCGCCAAGTGGGCCCAGACACTCGATGGCCAGCTCGCCTACGACAGCGGTCGCTCCCAATGGATCTCCGGCCCCGAGTCCCGCGCCTATACCCACTGGCTCCGCCAGAAATACGACGCCATCCTCGTGGGCGCGGGCACGGTGCTGGCCGATCACCCCGCCCTCACGGTGCGCTCGTGCCAAGGACCGCATCATCGTCAGCCCATCCGCCTGCTCTTCGATCCGAACGCGCGCATCCTCTCCTGCCCCGAGGAGCAATGGCGGACGTTGCTCCAGCGCACCTTCACCGCGGAGACGCCCACCGTCCTGCTGGTGGACGAAGCAGCGCTCACGGAAGCCCGGCGCGAGCGGCTCCAGGCCCGTGGCCTCGAGCAGGTCCACCTGGTACCGCTCCCAGCGGGAGCCTCGACGGTGGCCCGCCTGTACGCGGCCCTGGAGGATCCCCTCCTGGCCGAGCGGGTGAGCCGGCCCCTCCACAGCATCATGGTGGAAGGGGGTCCACGTCTGCTCTCCGCCCTGGCCGAAGCCGGCCTGCTGGATCTGGCCCATGTCTTCACGGCACCAACCATCGGAGGGGGCCTCCGGTACCGTCTGGGCCTCTCCGCTCCCGATGGCACGGGCCTCCGGCTGCATCCCTTCGCTCACGCCCGCCTGGGTGATGATCTGCTGACCGAATACCTGCTCCCCTCCACGAGCAAGCTGCTGGAGGGCCTGGACTCCATTCCCGCCGTCATGGAGCTCCAGGAGGAGCCCGCTTGCGCCAACGTCTGA